In the genome of Pelobacter seleniigenes DSM 18267, one region contains:
- a CDS encoding GNAT family N-acetyltransferase, whose product MNIQIYPYSTDRAAEIADLFHSAVHAINPALYSPAEQEAWAPTPVDYAFWEARLAMKKPLVAIHDQCVAGFIELEHSGHIDCFYVHPDFQRQGVGGLLYKALEQQAQQRAIKLLFVEASLLVKDFFLQRGFQVISQNRLERNGEVLINFSMEKRLC is encoded by the coding sequence ATGAACATTCAAATTTATCCTTATTCAACTGACCGTGCTGCTGAAATAGCTGATCTCTTCCATAGTGCCGTCCATGCCATCAATCCGGCGCTGTACTCTCCAGCAGAGCAGGAAGCCTGGGCTCCAACCCCGGTCGATTACGCTTTTTGGGAAGCGCGTCTGGCAATGAAAAAACCGCTTGTGGCCATCCACGACCAATGTGTTGCCGGATTCATCGAACTCGAACATTCCGGCCATATCGATTGTTTTTACGTTCACCCGGACTTTCAGCGCCAAGGGGTCGGCGGGCTTCTCTACAAGGCATTGGAACAGCAAGCTCAACAGCGCGCAATCAAGCTGCTGTTCGTCGAGGCCTCCCTGCTGGTAAAAGATTTTTTCCTGCAAAGGGGGTTTCAGGTGATCAGTCAGAACCGCCTGGAGAGGAATGGAGAGGTGCTGATTAATTTCAGTATGGAAAAGAGATTGTGCTGA
- a CDS encoding TetR/AcrR family transcriptional regulator translates to MPRISTKNRILNCAEQLFAREGFHSTSLRILTHKAGVNLAAVNYHFGSKEALLRAVIERRLVPLNKLRHARLEEVLQAAAGNQQPPRAQDLLRAFIEPTLEFRDLSPGAEDFLTLISRSWNDPDQTVRNCFMELVLPMFKFFFASLQQALPDLPVEILRIRMQFLVGTMSIIMCRDNNFQEQPEASAPPLSRGQQLDQLLKFVLAGLEAPQ, encoded by the coding sequence ATGCCACGTATCAGTACCAAAAACCGTATTCTGAACTGTGCCGAACAATTATTCGCCCGGGAAGGCTTTCACAGCACTTCGCTCAGGATTCTTACCCACAAGGCCGGAGTTAACCTGGCAGCGGTCAATTATCATTTCGGCTCCAAGGAAGCGCTGCTGCGGGCAGTTATCGAACGGCGCCTGGTTCCGTTGAATAAACTGCGCCACGCCCGGCTGGAAGAGGTGCTTCAGGCGGCCGCAGGAAACCAGCAGCCCCCGCGTGCGCAAGATTTGCTGCGGGCATTCATTGAACCAACTCTGGAATTCCGTGATTTGAGTCCAGGTGCCGAGGATTTTCTGACCCTGATCAGCCGCTCCTGGAACGACCCCGATCAAACGGTCCGTAACTGTTTTATGGAATTGGTCCTGCCGATGTTTAAGTTCTTCTTCGCCAGCCTGCAGCAAGCCCTGCCGGATCTCCCCGTGGAGATCCTGCGGATCCGCATGCAGTTCCTGGTCGGAACCATGAGTATCATCATGTGCCGAGACAATAACTTCCAGGAGCAGCCAGAGGCTAGCGCCCCGCCCCTCAGCAGAGGACAACAGCTCGACCAATTGCTGAAATTCGTGTTAGCCGGATTGGAAGCTCCGCAATGA